A single genomic interval of Alistipes provencensis harbors:
- a CDS encoding FAD-dependent oxidoreductase produces MLPAAVGYDIGMDARAESGEAIAPEAANDIVQDLTYVAILQEYDHDVTIPQPEGYDKSDFACSCQSANCTDATHGRVLWSPRAMLDYGKLPNGKYMLNWPIEGNDYYANIIELPPAERAAVLEKAKQFTRCFIYYIQHELGFRNIGLAKGEFPTGDGFPLIPYHRESRRIHGLVRFTVEDAKNPYRNTLYRTGIAVGDYPVDHHHQRHPQWQSLPELHFHPIPSYTIPLAVMLPRERPNLIVAEKSISVSNLVNGTTRLQPITLELGQAAGVLGSLAAARNTRPEQIPVRDVQRELLAQGCYLLPYLDLPRDDVHFAALQRIGATGLLRGVGTNVGWSNQTWFHADKNVAGSELAEGLRSLYPAIDFGALSDTVTVAEAGDLLRRIVPDAKVDAPTWDALSLTNFDPDREITRSELAVLFDHAADPFDNVEIDIYGQPKNQ; encoded by the coding sequence GTGCTACCTGCTGCCGTCGGTTACGACATCGGCATGGACGCCCGCGCGGAGAGCGGCGAGGCCATCGCTCCCGAAGCGGCGAACGACATCGTGCAAGACCTGACCTATGTGGCTATTCTGCAGGAGTACGACCACGACGTCACCATCCCCCAACCCGAAGGGTACGACAAATCCGACTTCGCCTGTAGCTGCCAGTCGGCCAACTGCACCGACGCTACCCACGGCCGGGTGCTCTGGAGCCCGCGCGCGATGCTCGACTACGGGAAGCTCCCCAACGGCAAATACATGCTCAACTGGCCCATCGAGGGCAACGACTACTACGCCAACATCATCGAACTCCCGCCGGCGGAACGCGCCGCAGTGTTGGAGAAAGCCAAGCAGTTCACCCGCTGTTTCATCTACTACATCCAGCACGAACTGGGGTTCCGGAACATCGGCCTCGCCAAAGGCGAGTTTCCCACCGGGGACGGCTTCCCGCTGATCCCCTACCACCGCGAATCGCGGCGCATCCACGGACTTGTGCGCTTCACGGTCGAGGATGCGAAGAACCCCTACCGCAACACGCTCTACCGCACGGGCATCGCCGTGGGCGACTACCCCGTCGACCACCATCACCAGCGGCACCCGCAGTGGCAGAGCCTCCCCGAACTGCATTTCCACCCGATTCCCTCCTATACGATTCCGCTGGCGGTGATGCTGCCCCGGGAACGGCCGAACCTGATCGTCGCCGAGAAATCGATCTCCGTTTCCAACCTCGTCAACGGCACCACCCGGCTCCAGCCCATCACGCTCGAACTGGGTCAGGCCGCGGGCGTGCTCGGCTCGCTGGCCGCCGCCCGGAACACCCGTCCGGAACAGATTCCCGTGCGCGACGTCCAGCGGGAACTGCTGGCGCAGGGGTGCTACCTGCTGCCCTATCTCGACCTGCCGCGCGACGACGTCCACTTCGCGGCCCTGCAGCGCATCGGCGCGACGGGACTGCTCCGGGGCGTGGGAACGAATGTCGGATGGTCGAACCAGACATGGTTCCATGCCGACAAAAACGTCGCGGGCAGCGAACTCGCCGAGGGCCTGCGGTCGCTCTACCCGGCCATCGACTTCGGCGCCCTCTCCGATACGGTGACCGTCGCCGAAGCCGGCGACCTCCTCCGCCGGATCGTCCCCGACGCAAAGGTCGACGCCCCGACGTGGGATGCGCTGTCGCTCACGAACTTCGACCCCGACCGGGAGATCACGCGCAGCGAATTGGCCGTACTTTTCGACCATGCGGCAGACCCTTTCGACAACGTGGAAATCGATATTTACGGACAACCCAAAAACCAATGA